The Methanosphaera sp. BMS genome contains a region encoding:
- a CDS encoding transposase, which produces MLTKITPTDICINFEVVKFFGEEEKLLVMLPDTVSPDVIPFLGFFNSDIDGVLYFKSNPICPDCGLELVESTVEEFYPNKLDNVYRIVYRCPDKKCGKKHRAKLDKFIDDSSNYTNNMKQLGSRLQFIEKIAYRKMSEIFQAILGIRIPKSTMYNHQDQTSDEILTAVEKEIDAEVERQEIEASGNYNYDEQFMKVSKNKKAKLQLLDANTKYAYPAMILNQDKFDSDTILNYWNTILSNLPKECMITDGHTMYPSICKEFEIEQALCTFHAIHNVRDKPYKIINRNNTKRKNKSKKIKTIEENLTELNNQYIPKRGRFQKNDTKQRKLYEKIQSKNRQISTLNQEIRTLNKEDKELNKYMDKISLIFKSKTLKTAKNRLNRLKEDKSKLPDSIVDALDKIDKKFDKLTKHIGNDDIPSTNNLVELFFNVTCGNKLKKHYRTDKGVDRRMRANRSRWNYRVCLGKTDFILSVFVIQPTEKILNL; this is translated from the coding sequence ATGTTAACGAAAATAACCCCTACAGATATATGTATTAATTTTGAAGTAGTTAAATTTTTCGGTGAAGAAGAAAAATTATTGGTCATGTTACCAGATACTGTTTCACCTGATGTTATACCGTTTTTAGGATTCTTTAACTCCGATATTGATGGTGTTTTGTATTTTAAATCAAATCCTATTTGTCCTGATTGTGGATTGGAATTGGTTGAAAGTACTGTTGAAGAATTTTATCCCAATAAATTAGATAATGTTTATAGGATTGTTTATAGGTGTCCTGATAAAAAATGCGGTAAGAAACACAGGGCTAAATTAGATAAATTTATTGATGATAGCTCTAATTATACTAATAATATGAAACAATTGGGTTCTAGACTTCAATTTATTGAAAAGATAGCCTATCGTAAAATGAGTGAAATTTTTCAAGCTATTCTTGGAATAAGAATACCTAAGTCTACCATGTATAATCATCAAGATCAAACTAGTGATGAAATATTAACTGCCGTTGAAAAAGAAATTGATGCAGAAGTTGAAAGACAAGAAATAGAAGCATCTGGAAACTATAATTATGATGAACAGTTTATGAAAGTATCCAAAAATAAAAAAGCAAAATTACAATTGCTTGATGCTAACACAAAATATGCATATCCTGCCATGATCCTTAATCAAGATAAATTTGATTCTGATACTATTTTAAATTACTGGAATACGATTTTATCAAATTTACCAAAAGAATGCATGATTACTGATGGTCATACAATGTATCCATCAATTTGTAAAGAATTTGAAATAGAACAAGCATTATGCACTTTTCATGCCATCCATAATGTGCGAGATAAACCATATAAGATAATAAATAGAAACAATACAAAAAGAAAAAATAAATCAAAGAAGATTAAGACTATTGAAGAAAATTTAACAGAATTGAATAATCAATACATTCCTAAACGAGGTAGATTTCAAAAAAACGATACTAAACAACGTAAATTGTATGAAAAAATACAATCCAAAAACAGACAGATATCTACATTAAATCAAGAAATCCGAACGTTAAATAAGGAAGATAAAGAACTAAATAAATATATGGATAAGATATCCTTAATATTCAAATCAAAAACTCTTAAAACAGCCAAGAATAGATTAAACAGACTAAAAGAAGATAAAAGTAAATTACCTGATTCTATAGTGGATGCCCTTGACAAAATAGATAAAAAATTTGATAAACTAACTAAACACATTGGAAATGATGATATACCTAGTACAAATAATTTAGTCGAATTATTTTTCAATGTTACATGTGGTAATAAGTTAAAGAAACATTATAGGACCGATAAAGGGGTTGATAGAAGAATGAGGGCTAATAGATCAAGATGGAATTATAGAGTATGCTTGGGAAAAACAGATTTTATCTTATCGGTCTTTGTAATACAACCCACTGAAAAAATATTAAATTTATAG